Part of the Rhizobium viscosum genome is shown below.
GGATACCGGCTTGCCAAGAATCTCAAAGGTTCCCGTTTTGATGTTCGTCATGTCGAAGTCAGCGATGCCGGCAAGGCGCGCCTGAAGAACGATCTCGGCATCGATTGCACGCCGGCCGATGCCGCGCTCGACGGTGCTGACGTCGTGATCCTCGCCGTACCGGATACGGCGATCGGCAAGGTCGCGGCCAGCATCGTCGACAAGCTGAAGCCCGGTACGATGGTCGTGGCCCTCGATGCGGCCGCTCCCTTTGCCGGCCACCTGCCTGAGCGCGCGGACCTCACCTATTTCGTGACCCATCCCTGCCACCCGCCGATCTTTAACGACGAGACGGACATACAGGCGAAGAAGGACCATTTCGGCGGCCTCTTCGCCAAGCAGCACATCGTCTCGGCGCTGATGCAGGGTCCGGAAAGCGCTTATGGCCTCGGCGAAGAGATCGCCAAGGTGATCTGGGCGCCGGTCATGCGCTCGCACCGCGTCACCGTCGAGCAGATGGCGATGCTGGAGCCTGGCCTTTCGGAAACCGTCTGTGCCTCGCTTCTCGTCATCATGCGCCAGGCCATGGACGAATGCGTCGCCCGTGGTGTTCCGGCGGAAGCTGCCCGCGACTTCCTGCTCGGCCATATGAACGTGCTCGGCGCCGTGATCTTCAAGGAAGTCGACGGCGTGTTCTCGGATGCCTGCAACAAGGCGATCGAGTTCGGCATTCCGGCCCTCATGCGCGACGACTGGAAGAAGGTCTTCGAACCGCAGGAGATCGCCGACAGCATCCGGCGCATCACCTGACACTGCCGCGGCGGGGTCTTGCCCTGTCGCTCTGCCGGCCCGGAGGGGACAAGCGGGCCGGTTTTCTTTTTTCGCATGGATTAGCCGAACCGGGGTTGGTTCGGCCATGCGTCAAACCTGGGAGGAGAAACCATGACTTTTACACGTAGACTGACCCTTGCCGCCTTCGCAAGCGCGCTTTCGCTCGGCATTGCGATGCCGGCCTTTTCGGCCGATCTAATCGCCATCATCACGCCGGCCCACGACAACCCCTTCTTCAAGGCGGAAGCCGTCGGTGCTGAAGCCAAGGCCAAGGAACTCGGTTATGAGGCGCTCCTCATGACCCATGACGACGATGCCAACAAGCAGTCGGAAATGATCGATACCGCGATCGGTCGCGGCGCCAAGGCGATCATCCTCGATAATGCCGGCGCCGATGCTTCGGTTGCCGCCGTCAAGAAGGCCAAGGATGCCGGCATCCCCTCCTTCCTGATCGACCGCGAAATCAATGCGACCGGTGTCGCCGTCGCCCAGATCGTGTCCAATAACTATCAGGGCGCCCAGCTCGGTGCGCAGGAATTCGTCAAGCTCATGGGCGAGAAGGGCAATTATGTCGAGCTCGTCGGCAAGGAATCCGATACCAATGCCGGCATCCGTTCGCAGGGCTATCATGACGTCATCGACGACTATCCGGACCTGAAGTCGGTCGCCAAGCAATCGGCCAACTGGAGCCAGACGGAAGCCTATGCCAAGATGGAAACCATCCTGCAGGCCAATCCCGACATCAAGGGCGTGATCTCCGGCAACGACACGATGGCGATGGGCGCGATCGCCGCCCTTCAGGCTGCCGGCCGCAAGGACGTGATCGTCGTCGGCTTCGACGGTTCGAACGATGTGCGCGACTCCATCAAGTCGGGCGGCATCAAGGCAACCGTGCTGCAGCCGGCCTATGCGCAGGCTCAGATGGCTGTCGAACAGGCCGACGCCTATATCAAGAACAAGACGGCACCGAAGGAAGAAAAGCAGCTCATGGACTGCGTTCTCATCAATGCCGACAATGCGGGCAAGCTCGAGACATTTGCCATCGCAAAGTAAGGCGGACCAACTGCTACAGGGAGCCCGGGAGACCGCGCTCCCTGTAGCCTATTCTCATGGATTTCGAGGTTGACAGCATGTTGAGGATCAGGGGCGCCCTGATTGCCGCGCTTGTCGCGGCGGCTTTGCCCGGCTGCAAGATCATCAAGACACCGACTGCGGAAGAAAAAGCCGCAGCGGCCGCAAAGAGCGCTTTCGATCCGAATGCCAAGGTCGAGGCGATGTGGCAGCCGCAGGTCGTTCCCTATTTTGAAAAGCGCGCCGGCGAATTGAAGGATGTCGCAGCACTTGCCGCTTCGAGCCCCGACCAGGCCGGCGAGAAATACGGCAATCCGCACAAGCAGGCGAGCTCGCCCTGGACCTATGCGGTGAAATTCAAGGGCAAGGTCGTCGCGGCCGATACGGCCTCGCGTGCGGCAACGCTCGATGTCGATGCCGATGGCGACGACAAGGCGGACGCCAAGGTGCAAATCGGGCCTGCCATTCGCGGCACGGCGCTGCGCGACACGCTGGATTTCGTCAATTTCAACGAATTCAAGAACCAGATCGAATGGGCGCAGTTCGGCAAGTCCTTCAATGAGAAAGCCAACAGCGCCTTCCTATCGGCGATCCCGCGCGACGGGCTGGCCGGCAAGACGGTGACCGTGACCGGCGCCTTCCCGCTGCCTTCGGGCAGCGATCTGCCGCTTGTGACCCCTTCGGCGCTGACGGTGGCACCATGACTATCAGCGAGGCTCCAAAGGACGATATCATCCTGCGCCTGGACGATGTGTCGAAGGTCTATTCCGGTATCGTCGCCGTCAAGCGCGCCAATCTCGAGCTGCGCCGCGGCGCCGTCAATGTGCTTGTCGGCGAAAACGGTGCGGGCAAATCGACGCTGATGAAGATCATCGCCGGTGTCGAACGACCGACGCTCGGGAACATCATCCTTGATGGA
Proteins encoded:
- a CDS encoding phosphogluconate dehydrogenase C-terminal domain-containing protein, with the protein product MTAIALFGAGGKMGYRLAKNLKGSRFDVRHVEVSDAGKARLKNDLGIDCTPADAALDGADVVILAVPDTAIGKVAASIVDKLKPGTMVVALDAAAPFAGHLPERADLTYFVTHPCHPPIFNDETDIQAKKDHFGGLFAKQHIVSALMQGPESAYGLGEEIAKVIWAPVMRSHRVTVEQMAMLEPGLSETVCASLLVIMRQAMDECVARGVPAEAARDFLLGHMNVLGAVIFKEVDGVFSDACNKAIEFGIPALMRDDWKKVFEPQEIADSIRRIT
- a CDS encoding D-ribose ABC transporter substrate-binding protein, whose protein sequence is MTFTRRLTLAAFASALSLGIAMPAFSADLIAIITPAHDNPFFKAEAVGAEAKAKELGYEALLMTHDDDANKQSEMIDTAIGRGAKAIILDNAGADASVAAVKKAKDAGIPSFLIDREINATGVAVAQIVSNNYQGAQLGAQEFVKLMGEKGNYVELVGKESDTNAGIRSQGYHDVIDDYPDLKSVAKQSANWSQTEAYAKMETILQANPDIKGVISGNDTMAMGAIAALQAAGRKDVIVVGFDGSNDVRDSIKSGGIKATVLQPAYAQAQMAVEQADAYIKNKTAPKEEKQLMDCVLINADNAGKLETFAIAK
- a CDS encoding DUF2291 family protein; protein product: MLRIRGALIAALVAAALPGCKIIKTPTAEEKAAAAAKSAFDPNAKVEAMWQPQVVPYFEKRAGELKDVAALAASSPDQAGEKYGNPHKQASSPWTYAVKFKGKVVAADTASRAATLDVDADGDDKADAKVQIGPAIRGTALRDTLDFVNFNEFKNQIEWAQFGKSFNEKANSAFLSAIPRDGLAGKTVTVTGAFPLPSGSDLPLVTPSALTVAP